Proteins encoded by one window of Erwinia pyrifoliae DSM 12163:
- the hspQ gene encoding heat shock protein HspQ yields the protein MIASKFGLGQQVRHQLFGFLGVIVDVDPEYSLDETEADDIAASEALRSAPWYHVVMEDDNGQTVQTYLAEAQLSWEVHGEHPEQPSMDELAASIRRQLQAPRLRN from the coding sequence ATGATTGCCAGCAAATTTGGTCTTGGGCAGCAGGTACGCCATCAGCTATTCGGTTTTCTTGGCGTAATCGTTGATGTCGATCCGGAATACTCATTAGATGAGACGGAGGCAGACGATATCGCCGCCAGTGAAGCGTTAAGAAGCGCCCCCTGGTATCATGTTGTGATGGAAGATGATAACGGCCAGACGGTTCAAACCTACCTGGCTGAAGCTCAGCTGTCATGGGAAGTTCACGGCGAACACCCGGAACAGCCCTCTATGGATGAACTTGCAGCCTCTATCCGCCGACAGTTGCAGGCACCTCGTCTGAGAAACTGA
- a CDS encoding CoA-binding protein: MSDQTIADILRTTKTIALVGASDNPARPSYGVMAYLLQQGYQVIPVSPKLAGQKLHGQTVYAALADMPMNVDMVDVFRQPKAAWEVAQEAIAIHAKTLWLQIGVINEQAAVLAKESGLQVVMDRCPKNEIPRLGLAKIR, translated from the coding sequence ATGAGTGATCAAACGATCGCAGATATTCTGCGAACAACAAAAACGATTGCCCTGGTCGGGGCCAGTGATAACCCTGCACGCCCAAGTTATGGCGTCATGGCATACCTGTTGCAACAGGGTTATCAGGTTATACCGGTCAGCCCTAAGCTGGCCGGGCAAAAGCTACACGGGCAGACAGTTTATGCCGCACTGGCGGATATGCCCATGAACGTTGATATGGTCGATGTATTTCGTCAACCGAAGGCGGCTTGGGAAGTCGCACAGGAGGCGATAGCAATCCATGCCAAAACATTATGGCTGCAAATTGGGGTGATAAACGAGCAGGCGGCGGTGCTGGCGAAAGAGTCGGGATTACAGGTGGTGATGGATCGCTGTCCAAAAAACGAGATCCCACGACTGGGGCTGGCGAAGATACGGTAA
- a CDS encoding DUF2057 family protein translates to MKLRMAITGLLALLVAANLQATTLKLSADTDLLVLDGRKISGSLLKGADGLELERGEHQLVFRVEKTVKDRSGDPVNWTSFPQIATFVAGTTSVYIKLPALHSLHEAKRFDNNPQFTLNDEHGAEVVAKRDHLTANLHDSCEQAMQVYNLANKVASVPRFARPLPASAQTGHLPDMASSLQPAQPMLRMWFLQVDSATRQRLIMLMDALHTS, encoded by the coding sequence ATGAAGCTGCGTATGGCCATCACCGGGTTACTGGCATTGCTGGTGGCTGCAAATTTACAGGCGACAACGCTGAAACTGTCTGCTGATACTGACCTTCTGGTTCTGGATGGACGAAAAATTTCGGGTTCGTTACTCAAAGGGGCAGACGGGCTGGAGCTGGAACGTGGTGAACATCAGTTAGTGTTTCGAGTGGAAAAAACGGTTAAAGATCGGTCAGGCGACCCTGTGAACTGGACATCCTTTCCCCAGATCGCCACTTTTGTAGCCGGTACGACATCCGTGTATATCAAGCTGCCGGCACTCCATAGCCTGCACGAGGCTAAACGTTTCGATAATAATCCGCAGTTTACCCTGAACGATGAGCATGGCGCAGAGGTGGTGGCAAAACGCGACCACTTAACGGCAAATTTGCACGACAGTTGTGAGCAAGCGATGCAAGTCTATAATCTGGCGAACAAAGTGGCATCAGTACCGCGCTTTGCCAGACCTTTACCTGCCAGCGCGCAGACTGGCCACCTGCCTGATATGGCCAGCAGTCTCCAGCCCGCACAACCGATGCTGCGCATGTGGTTTCTTCAGGTCGATAGCGCCACGCGTCAGCGTCTTATTATGTTGATGGATGCCCTGCATACCAGTTGA